A genomic region of Antennarius striatus isolate MH-2024 chromosome 2, ASM4005453v1, whole genome shotgun sequence contains the following coding sequences:
- the LOC137608036 gene encoding 14-3-3 protein beta/alpha-1: MDKSDLVQKAKLAEQAERYDDMAAAMKSVTEQGAELSNEERNLLSVAYKNVVGARRSSWRVISSIEQKTEGNDKKQQMAREYRVKIETELEEICTDVLGLLDNFLIPSSTAAESKVFYLKMKGDYYRYLSEVASGDRKKSTVDMSQQAYQEAFDISKGDMQPTHPIRLGLALNFSVFYYEILNNPDKACSLAKAAFDEAIAELDTLNEDSYKDSTLIMQLLRDNLTLWTSENQADEGETGDGEN, translated from the exons atggataagAGCGACCTGGTACAGAAGGCTAAGCTTGCCGAGCAGGCAGAGCGCTATGATGACATGGCTGCAGCCATGAAATCAGTGACGGAGCAAGGTGCGGAGCTGTCAAACGAGGAGCGCAACCTTCTCTCCGTTGCCTACAAGAACGTAGTAGGTGCACGCCGCTCCTCCTGGCGCGTCATCTCCAGCATCGAGCAGAAGACCGAGGGCAACGACAAGAAACAGCAGATGGCACGTGAATACCGGGTGAAGATCGAGACCGAGCTGGAAGAAATCTGCACGGATGTGCTT GGGCTATTGGACAATTTTCTCATTCCCTCTTCAACTGCTGCTGAAAGCAAGGTGTTCTACCTGAAAATGAAAGGCGACTATTATAGATACCTCTCTGAGGTCGCATCCGGGGATCGCAAGAAGA GTACAGTGGATATGTCCCAGCAAGCTTACCAGGAAGCTTTTGACATTAGCAAGGGGGACATGCAGCCAACACACCCAATTCGGCTTGGGTTGGCCCTCAACTTCTCCGTCTTCTACTATGAAATCCTCAACAACCCGGACAAAGCCTGCTCCTTGGCTAAGGCG GCATTTGATGAAGCCATCGCTGAACTTGACACTTTGAATGAGGATTCTTACAAAGACAGCACCCTGATCATGCAGCTACTAAGGGACAACCTGACT CTGTGGACATCAGAAAACCAAGCAGATGAGGGCGAGACTGGAGACGGGGAAAACTAA